The following coding sequences are from one Coffea arabica cultivar ET-39 chromosome 11e, Coffea Arabica ET-39 HiFi, whole genome shotgun sequence window:
- the LOC113719224 gene encoding phytosulfokine receptor 1, translating into MREVWIIFVFLGFSLQALDVSSQNVTCNPNDMKALVDFLGGLDSSSRIVGWDANSSSPNCCNWAGIRCNSSSGRVVKLEVPQKRLSGKLPESFGNLSELRTLNLSKNYLKGSIPSTLLHLPNLEVLDLSCNGFSDSFPMSISLPSIQVFNISENSFRGPVPVGICNNSTKLQALKMGANKFSGNLAPGLGNCTSLEDLCLASNFLSGGLPEDLFHLSKLERLTLQDNKFSGNLNANIGNLSSLVYLDVSLNEFSGNLPDVFLRFGKLNYFAAQSNKFIGRIPMSLANSPTVATLSLRNNSLGDTLDLNCAAMTSLVSLDLGTNQFRGAIPDNLPTCPQLRTINLAKNSFTGQIPETFKNFQTLSYLSISNSSIYNLSSALATLQHCKNLTTLFLTLNFHNEQLPSDSALQFTNLRALVIANCKLTGTIPLWLTNSQKLEVLDLSWNQLEGAIPSWFGGFQFLFYLDLSNNSLTGEIPKELAQLKSLISKSKTLDKPPPDLPFFVKRNVSAGGLQYNQILSLPPTLELGNNFLTGQIWPEFGNLKMLHFLDLKFNNLSGIIPSELSGMTSIECLDLSHNNLSGAIPPSLVNLSFLSTFSVAYNKLSGGIPNGGQFLLFPTSSFEGNPGLCSDSHNTSCPTGKQVPHASVRRAKTPRSTIIGMAIGIGFGSVFLIALFLLIALWSIRRKAIDPEKEGDDSEKDLEELGSSLVVLFQNKGSSKAISLDDLVKSTNSFDQSNIIGCGGFGLVYKAILSDGRKVAIKRLCGDGGQMDREFQAEVETLSRAQHPNLVLLQGYCIYRNDRLLIYSYMENGSLDYWLHEKVDGPSSLDWDCRLRIAQGAARGLAYLHQSCEPHILHRDIKSSNILLDENFEAHLADFGLARLILPYDTHVTTDLVGTLGYIPPEYGQASVATYKGDVYSFGVVLLELLTGKRPMDMCKPKENRDLISWVIQQKKDKRETEVFDPFIYEKEHAEELLWVLEIACLCLSDSPKARPSTQQLVSWLDNIHSPPSLYLC; encoded by the coding sequence ATGCGGGAGGTGTGGATTATCTTTGTGTTTCTTGGCTTTTCATTGCAAGCTTTGGATGTAAGTTCTCAGAATGTTACGTGCAACCCAAATGATATGAAGGCATTAGTGGATTTCTTGGGTGGATTGGATTCAAGCTCAAGAATTGTGGGTTGGGATGCAAATTCATCCTCTCCCAATTGCTGCAACTGGGCTGGAATTAGATGCAATTCTTCCTCAGGCAGGGTCGTGAAGTTGGAGGTTCCTCAGAAAAGGCTATCGGGAAAGTTGCCTGAGTCTTTTGGCAATTTGAGTGAGCTTAGAACactcaatttgtccaaaaattATCTCAAAGGTTCAATACCTTCGACACTCTTACACTTGCCTAATTTAGAGGTATTGGACTTGAGCTGCAATGGATTTTCTGACTCGTTTCCAATGAGCATCAGCCTGCCTTCAATTCAAGTCTTCAACATTTCAGAGAATTCATTTCGCGGTCCAGTTCCTGTGGGAATTTGCaataattcaaccaaacttCAGGCCTTAAAGATGGGAGCTAACAAATTCAGTGGAAATCTTGCACCAGGACTGGGGAACTGTACTTCTTTGGAGGATCTTTGTCTTGCATCAAATTTTCTTTCTGGTGGTTTACCTGAAGATTTGTTTCATCTGTCAAAACTGGAGAGATTGACCCTTCAGGATAACAAATTTTCAGGGAACTTGAATGCCAACATTGGTAACCTCTCTAGTCTTGTTTACCTTGATGTTTCCTTGAACGAATTCTCAGGCAATTTACCTGATGTTTTTCTTCGCTTTGGGAAGTTAAATTACTTCGCAGCTCAATCGAATAAATTCATTGGTAGAATTCCTATGTCATTGGCAAATTCCCCAACTGTTGCTACGCTTAGTTTGAGAAATAATTCTTTAGGTGATACACTTGATCTTAATTGTGCTGCAATGACTAGTCTGGTTTCACTTGACTTGGGTACTAATCAGTTTCGTGGAGCAATCCCTGATAATCTTCCTACCTGCCCACAATTGAGAACGATAAATCTAGCAAAAAACAGCTTCACTGGCCAAATTCCAGAAaccttcaagaattttcagaCACTTTCTTACCTTTCCATATCAAACTCGAGTATTTATAACCTGTCATCTGCTCTTGCAACTTTGCAGCACTGTAAGAACTTAACGACCTTGTTTCTTACTCTAAATTTTCATAATGAGCAGTTGCCATCTGATTCTGCTCTGCAGTTTACCAACCTTCGAGCTCTTGTCATTGCAAATTGTAAACTCACAGGTACTATTCCCCTGTGGTTGACTAATTCTCAGAAGCTGGAAGTGTTAGATTTATCGTGGAATCAGCTTGAAGGAGCAATTCCATCCTGGTTTGGGGGTTTTCAGTTTCTATTTTacttggacttgtccaataaCTCTTTGACTGGGGAAATTCCGAAGGAACTTGCTCAATTGAAGAGTCTCATTTCTAAGAGTAAAACATTGGATAAGCCTCCTCCTGATCTCCCATTTTTTGTGAAGAGAAATGTAAGTGCTGGAGGGTTACAGTATAATCAAATTTTGAGCCTTCCCCCAACATTGGAGCTTGGAAATAACTTCCTCACTGGACAAATTTGGCCAGAGTTTGGGAATTTGAAAATGTTACACTTTTTGGACCTGAAGTTTAACAATTTATCAGGCATCATTCCAAGCGAATTGTCAGGTATGACGAGCATTGAATGTTTGGATTTGTCCCATAACAATCTGTCTGGAGCAATACCCCCTTCTTTAGTAAACCTCAGCTTTCTGTCAACGTTTAGCGTTGCGTACAATAAACTCTCTGGGGGGATCCCAAACGGAGGCCAGTTTCTATTGTTTCCAACATCAAGCTTTGAAGGGAACCCAGGTCTTTGTTCTGATTCACACAATACTTCTTGTCCTACCGGCAAACAAGTTCCCCATGCATCAGTTAGAAGAGCAAAGACACCCAGAAGCACTATAATTGGCATGGCAATTGGGATTGGCTTTGGAagtgtatttcttattgctctctttctcttgatTGCTTTATGGTCTATCAGGAGGAAAGCAATTGATCCAGAAAAGGAGGGTGATGACTCAGAGAAGGACTTGGAAGAACTTGGGTCGAGTCTTGTGGTTCTTTTCCAAAACAAGGGTAGTAGTAAAGCAATTTCACTTGATGACCTTGTAAAATCCACTAACAGTTTTGATCAGTCAAACATTATTGGTTGTGGTGGCTTTGGTTTGGTGTACAAGGCCATTCTTTCTGATGGTAGGAAGGTTGCGATCAAGCGGCTTTGTGGAGATGGTGGACAGATGGATAGAGAATTTCAAGCGGAAGTTGAAACACTCTCAAGAGCACAGCATCCAAATCTGGTTCTTCTTCAGGGTTATTGCATTTACAGGAATGACAGGCTCCTAATATACTCTTATATGGAAAATGGAAGCTTGGACTATTGGCTTCATGAAAAAGTCGATGGGCCTTCCTCCTTGGATTGGGATTGCAGACTTCGAATTGCTCAAGGTGCTGCTAGAGGGCTCGCTTACTTGCACCAGTCGTGTGAGCCTCATATCCTTCATAGAGATATTAAGTCTAGTAATATTCTCTTGGATGAGAATTTTGAAGCTCACCTAGCTGACTTTGGTCTGGCGAGGCTTATTCTTCCGTATGACACACATGTGACTACTGATCTTGTTGGGACATTAGGTTACATTCCTCCTGAATATGGCCAAGCTTCAGTTGCAACCTACAAGGGTGATGTGTACAGTTTCGGGGTTGTTCTGTTAGAGCTGCTTACAGGCAAGAGGCCGATGGATATGTGCAAGCCAAAAGAAAATCGGGATTTGATTTCTTGGGTTATTCAACAGAAGAAGGATAAAAGGGAAACCGAAGTTTTTGATccatttatttatgaaaaagaaCATGCTGAAGAATTGTTGTGGGTTCTTGAGATCGCTTGCCTTTGCTTGAGTGACTCCCCCAAAGCAAGGCCTTCTACTCAGCAATTAGTTTCTTGGCTCGACAACATTCATTCCCCACCCAGCCTGTACTTGTGCTAG